TCTACTTTTCTTACTAATAGAAAAATGGCAAATGCTTTGTAAATAAAGTAAAAGTCAACGGATTTGTGTTATTGGCGTGATTTGTTGGCATGTTCAATTAAAGAAGAAATACCATATTTTGGATGAACTTgttttaagtaatttataagttgaaaactatttataaattttaaaaaaaattatgaagaaaaatacctttttaataaataattattgattttagcgatattttttatttattaccatctaCAGCAATACATagtaatattataatatatctgtcatgtattaaaagtgaattatgcatgcaatataaatgtattataagtgttttaaaatatattatgcttggTTGATAAGAAATTgatacaatgtattataagtgtattaaagtgtgtgataaatatattatccatgaataaaacttgtattatatgagttttataaattattctcgctaatatgtattaaacttgtattaaaactgtattataaatatattataagtgtctagtggaaaaaaatattattgctataaatgataaataataataataatcattattattattattattattattattatcattattattattattattataattatcattattattattattattattattatcattattattattattattattattattattattatcatcattattatcattattattatcatcattattatcattattattatcattattattatcattattattattattattattattattatcatcattattatcattattatcattattattatcattattatcattattatctgtaacgacccattagatCGTTTTGAGAATTgaagctttttatttcataaaagactcatcccgtaaagttttaatgggtattttggactaattgataaccatagttatttaggtggggggtaaatttaaataaccaattaattaatgggctaaagtggtaatttatttaatgtcctataccacttgttcaatacatataaaaatatattaatggaatttagcttttatttatttattaattcatgatTAGTTGCCCTAAGTAattagaaaagagaaaagaagagaaggtgATTACTGCTACGGCGTGGAACCCAAATTGCTTCAGGTAAGCATTCCATAATACAATTGAAAATTTTGTCTCTTTCTATTAAAAGATTTCAACTAGTGAGGGAGATGATGCAATATCACATGATATGGTTAATGTTCATTgggccaaaaagaaaaaaaaaaaaatggaaagaagaCAAAGTGTTACTTCCTGTTGAATAATTGTATATAAGAAGCCTTAATTTCTGTAAAGGTGTAAATGGGTAGAGgacattatattataatattaaatttaaattgtaAAAAGAACTTGGAAGTTAGCATGGGTACTGTTGGAAATTTTCTACAAGATTTTGGTCAATTGAATAATGATTATAGGCTAAtattcagggtgagctatccttctagctgatGATGAATTCTCTTAGTCACGACATGATATCCTTAGTGTTCGGACAcgaactatgtcacttattttattttagtgtttgacattctagacttagtattttagaagttagatgtccttaatgtgatgactttcaggttttggggaaaatgtatttatttgagcttctgcattattgttatatttattagttgggatttgtatcgttggttctcccacctaggaggttaagtgtgggtgccactcatggcccattttgggtcgtgacattatcattattattatcatattatcattattatcattattattattattattattattattattattattattatcattattattattattattattattattattattattattattatcatcatcattattattattattatattattattattattattattattattatattattattatcattattattattattattattattattattattattattattattattattattattataagaagaagaagaaagtcaaCGGCCAAACATAGAATGAGCTTCTATAAAACCAAGAAAATTAAGTTGGAAAAGATGTACTTCAATATATAAGCATAAAATGGATTCAATAAAGAGGTAATTAACACAAATTCTAATGCTTAATTCTCTTGTTAATTAATCCATCGTTATACTAATTCGTTTCTCATCgatcttataattattttttattcttttcatcttaatttatattttcatcTCTTTGCTATTTCAGTAGGTGAATCATATTAGTCATTTTACTAATTAATTACATTACTcaaataatttctaaaaaatagaagtttcttttgttttttttctggGCAGCAATGAGGATGTTTCAAATGTTGATGTGATTAGTGCAAAGGATCTGCTCTCTTCAGGTCATACTTACTTAGATGTGAGGTGAGTAATTAATtgaaaagtctttaaaaaaatCTAGTAAAAGTAAACTAATTtgcattatatatattttagtaaattttagtgattttatttcattattttgataaaggcttgttttttttttaatttcttcttggaTTTACAGGACAGTTGAAGAGTATAACAGAGGACATATTGATAAAGCCATAAATATTCCATACATGTTCCTCAATGAACaaggtgttttttttttttttcactttcattatttttctgttttttttaaacttataaactgttttctAGTGTGAGCCATTTTTTTTTCCACTTGTGAATGCTATTAGGAAGGGTAAAAAATCCAGATTTTCTTCACCAGGTCTCTTCAGTGTGCCAAAAGGAAGATCATCTGATTGTGGTAAATAAACTTATAAAAACCTTTGAACTTTCTTCTTAATGATTTTAGTTAGGTTAATACTTGTAGCGATAAAAGTTTTTTACACCATCAGTATACATTAACATGTTAAAGTAGTTTACTTGTCATTTATAATCACCTTTAAGTATCTTGATTTgtgtaaatattatttatgcatACAAGTTAAACTCTTATTTTGAACAACTCTCACAGTTAATGCCAAATCCATGAATCTATAAACTTAAAACATAATGATTGAGTACACTAACAAGACATTGTGATCTGTTTTGAAGGGGTGCAACAGTGGAGGAAGAGGACTTCGAGCATGTGTCGATCTCCTTAATGCGGTTAGTGAGCCTTTTAATATTCCATTCATACCCTCAAAAAGGACAGTTTGGTGCATAAAGCTTATACGAGCTGCACATTAACTAAAAAGTATGATGTAGACAGCCTATCAGTGGCtgaaagttaatttattttttttcgatTTGAGTGTAGGGGTACAAGGATGTAAGAAATTTGGAAGGAGGCTACTCAGCATGGGTGGATAATGAGTTTAAAGGAGATGATCAAACTGCTCAACAGTTCAAAACTGCCTGCAAATTTCGTCCATGAGCCAACAATTGAATACTCACAAGAATTATATAATTTCTAAGCTTCAAGTTATTTGTATTGATTT
This Solanum dulcamara chromosome 8, daSolDulc1.2, whole genome shotgun sequence DNA region includes the following protein-coding sequences:
- the LOC129900722 gene encoding protein HIGH ARSENIC CONTENT 1, mitochondrial-like, with amino-acid sequence MDSIKSNEDVSNVDVISAKDLLSSGHTYLDVRTVEEYNRGHIDKAINIPYMFLNEQGRVKNPDFLHQVSSVCQKEDHLIVGCNSGGRGLRACVDLLNAGYKDVRNLEGGYSAWVDNEFKGDDQTAQQFKTACKFRP